One region of Malania oleifera isolate guangnan ecotype guangnan chromosome 6, ASM2987363v1, whole genome shotgun sequence genomic DNA includes:
- the LOC131158738 gene encoding uncharacterized protein LOC131158738 translates to MVVLEMHGFEVILGMDLLIAHYTSIDCNQRKVRRLLLEGYQGFLAYVKAVSERELRIEDIPIVRDFPDVFPEDFSKLPLGREVEFVIDLILGTVSILKAPYKMTPEELKELKEQLQELLDKAFIRPVCRPRERHYFL, encoded by the exons ATGgtggttttagagatgcatgggtttgaggtaatcttggggatGGACTTGCTAATTGCCCACTACACCAGCATTGACTGCAATCAGAGaaag gtgaggagattgctgCTAGAAGGCTATCAGGGATTTTTGGCCTATGTCAAGGCGGTATCAGAAAGAGAGTTGAGGatagaggatatcccaatagtaagggattttcctgatgtgtttCCCGAGGATTTTTCGAAACTACCTCTTggtcgtgaggtagagtttgttattgatctgatTCTGGGGACAGTGTCAATTTTGAAGGCACCATACAAAATGACACCGGAAGaactaaaagaattaaaggaacagttacaggaactgttagataaggcaTTTATtcgcccagtgtgtcgccctagggagcgccaTTATTTTTTGTga